One region of Quercus lobata isolate SW786 chromosome 2, ValleyOak3.0 Primary Assembly, whole genome shotgun sequence genomic DNA includes:
- the LOC115975338 gene encoding arabinogalactan protein 41-like, with protein sequence MAVTRISLGVVAVLVLLFAIFLPSVHPQNLAPAPAPTSDGTSIDQGIAYVLMAVALVLTYLIHSADMS encoded by the exons ATGGCGGTTACAAGGATTTCATTGGGAGTTGTTGCTGTTTTGGTTCTCCTTTTCGCTATTTTCTTGCCTTCCGTTCACCCTCAAAACCTCGCTCCAGCTCCTGCCCCTACCAGTGACG GGACATCAATTGACCAAGGTATTGCGTATGTGTTGATGGCGGTGGCTTTGGTGCTCACATACCTTATCCACTCTGCGGACATGTCCTAA